CCTGTCTGGATAGCCTCAGTATCGTCCTTCATGTAAAGGACCAGCGACCCGTCAGGCTGGATGACATAGGCAAACGGGGCGATATAGGTCAACAGGTCGGCAACTTCCCCGACCAGTTCAATGGCCATTTCATCGGAATGGTAAGTGAAGGCATTCGATTCAATCGTTGGTTTCGGTTTTGGGATGATTAGGATCGTCCCTGGATATAGAAGGTTTGGATTTTGGATTTGATTGGCCTTGATGATCGCCTGTACGGTTATACCATAACGCTGGGAAATGTTCCAAAGAGTTTCACCGCGTTGGACGGTGTGGCGGGAAGCGGGTATGCGGAGTACGGTCCCGGGGTAGATGAGAGCAGGGTTGGCAATGGAATTCGCCCGAATGATGGCGTCTACAGTTGTTCCGTAACGCTGGGCAATCGACCATAATGCCTCACCGTATTGAACGGAATGGAATGCGTCATAAGATGGAATGAGCAAAGCCTGGCCCACAGCCAATTGATTAGGGTTTTCCAGGCCATTTATTTCACTGATTTGCGTTACACTCACCTGATATCTGTTTGAAATCTGCCACAGAGCTTCCCCTCTTTGTACAACATGAATGATCATAATGAACCCCCTCACGAAAAAGTCCTACAATATGCTATGAGATAAAAAGCCATTATATGTTGAAGGAGGACGTTTATTAATCTCATTATAAGAGTCAGTGTTAGCCAGGTTCAGACTAAATTGAAGAAGAGGCGGATTGAAATGTCTGAAGCAGGTGTGGGTTCGGACAAAATAGCAGCGGAAGCCGATTAGAATGTCTGAAGTTGGTGCGAGTTCGGACAAAATAGCAGCGGAAGCCGCTTGAAATGTCCGAAGCAGGTGCAAGTTCGGACAAATTCAGAGGAGAAGCCGGTTAGAATGTCCGAAGTAGGTGCGAGTTCGGACAAAATTAAAGCGGAAATCGGTTAGAATGTCTGAAGTAGATGCAAGTTCGGACAAAATAGCAGCGGAAGCCGCTTGAAATACCCGAAGTGGGTGCGAGTTCGGACAAAATAGCAGCGGAAGCCGCTTGAAATGTCTGAAGTAGATGCAAGTTCGGACAAAATAGCAGCGGGAGCCGCTTGAAATGTCCGAAGTAGGTGCGAGTTCGGACAAAATAGCAGCGGAAGCCGCTTGAAATGTCCGAAGTAGGTGCGAGTTCGGACAAAATCAGAGGAGAAGCCGATTAAAATGTCCGAAGCAGGTGTGAGTTCGGACAAAATTAAAGCGGAAGTCGTTTAGAATGTCCGAAGTGGGTGCAGGTTCGGACAAAATAGCAGCGGAAGCCGCTTGAAATGTACGAAGCAGGTGCAAGTTCGGACAAAATCAGAGGAGAAGCCGGTTAGAATGTCCGAAGTAGGTGCGAGTTCGGACAAAATAGCAGCGGAAGCCGCTTGAAATGTACGAAGTGGGTGCGAGTTCATACCAAAAACGGTTGAAGCTTAAGTCGATATCTAAAGAAAGACTCCAACTTTGAGGCAAAACAAAACGCATGGACTCTCTTCGTCCATGCGTTTGATTTATCTTAAACTAATTTTTCAAGGTTTATGCGTTTGTGAATCGCAAGCATTACAGGTATACCTACAGCCATAACCGTTAATTCACCTGCGGCTGTTGTCAGCCATGTGAACCAGAATGGCAATTGGAATGCCAGATTCAGCTCAATTGCAATCAGGAACATCGTGAATGTGAAGACCAATGTGTTCACAACCATGCGACCGATGATGCTCTTAATATATTTGGCTGTGAAAATCGCGATCAGCAAGGAGACCACAGACTGGCCAACTCCAAAGACGAGGTCATAGGCGACCATTGGTGAAAAGAGCAAATTGGTTAAAAACACACCCAATACGATTCCAAAAAAGTATTTCTTATTGAAAACGATCAAGTGGTTGAACATTTCCGACACGCGGAATTGTACATTAGTAAAGCCAAATGGCTGGATGACGGCAGAAACGGCAATATATAGAGCTGCAAGAATCCCGTTCCTCACAATCGTTCTAGTATTCATTTTTCATCTCTCCTAGTTTTTTTACGTGGGATGGTTACGAACCACGTTATTTAAAAGCCAATTTTATATTATATAGGATAAAAGACCTTCTCACAATATAATTTTCTTAGAATAATAGTTGGCGGGCAACCACAAGATCTCTCAATTTTAAGTATCTTTATTTTAAAATATAAAGTAGCATTGTTATAATTTGAGGATAGAAAAGTAAGCTGTACGAAAAAGGGGTTTTGAAAATGTTTATAAGAGATATCAAGAAGCATTGGACTGTTCAATATGAAGAAAGAGGGATGCCGCATGTCCAGGCAGGACTTGTGCTGAACCCACAAGACTGGAGGGAACTGGATCCTTTCATTTTAATGGCAGAGGACTGGTTTAAGCGCGGAACTTTCTCCGATCACCCGCACCGAGGCTTCCAGACGAT
This portion of the Mesobacillus sp. S13 genome encodes:
- a CDS encoding QueT transporter family protein codes for the protein MNTRTIVRNGILAALYIAVSAVIQPFGFTNVQFRVSEMFNHLIVFNKKYFFGIVLGVFLTNLLFSPMVAYDLVFGVGQSVVSLLIAIFTAKYIKSIIGRMVVNTLVFTFTMFLIAIELNLAFQLPFWFTWLTTAAGELTVMAVGIPVMLAIHKRINLEKLV